The Streptomyces sp. NBC_00306 sequence GGTTTCTACGCGGGGTTCCTCCGTCGCACCGGTGAGGCCGTCAGCTGGTGGGACGTTCTATACGGGGTGGTCGCCGGGCTGGTCTTCACGGCGGTCGCCTACGGTCTCGGCCGCATCCAGAACGCCCTGCCGCGTGAGGTCCGCGCGGCCGCGTACGCGGTGGTGTGCGGCATGTCCATCGGCTTTCTGCACAGCCTGACGGGGACCAGCATCCTGCGGTCGGCGGGGATGGGGCTCATGTTCGCCGCCGTGATGTTCGCCGTCGCGTTCTATGTGTTCTACATGAGGGAGGACTAGGTCACCGACCTGCGACTTCTCTCTCTTCGCGCGGCCGCCAGATCTCATCTCGCGGCCGCGCGCCGTCGTCTCGCGCCTGCTGGGTGAGGAGCAACCGCAGGAGGGAGGCGCACCGTGCAGGAGACACCGCTGCGCGTCGCGGTCATCATCGGCAGCACCCGTGAGGGCCGCGTCGGCGAGAAGGTCGGACGCTGGTTCACCGAGCGTGCCGCCGAGCGGGCCGACGTGGAGCTCTGTGTCGTCGATCTGATCGACTTCGACTTCCCCGCCCGCTACCCGGACCGTGCGACCGCGCGGATGCGGGACTTCGTCTCGGAGATCGGCCGCGCCGACGCCTTCGTGGTCGTCACCCCCGAGTACAACCGGTCCTTCCCCGCCTCCCTCAAGCAGGCCATCGACTACGCCTACGACGAGTGGCGGACCAAGCCGGTCGCGTTCGTCAGCTACGGCCACGGCTCCCGTGGTCTGTACGCCGTGGAGCAGTTGCGCTCGGTCTTCACCGAGCTGCACACCGTGACCCTGCGCAACGGCGTGAGCATCAACCTGCTCGACGACACCGGCGAGGACCGGGACCGGGCGGCCGCTCTGATGTTGGACCAGCTCTGGTGGTGGGGGCTCGCGCTGCGCGAGGCCCGTGCCGCCCGCCCCTACGTCTCCTAGCGAGTGCTCGCGCCGGCACCGATGACTTCCGGCGGCCGCTCCGGTCACCATCCTGGACCTCCGACGACCTCACCCGACCCACCGCCGACCATGCGAAGGAACGACGATGAGCACAGAACTGGCAATCGAGACCGCGGGCCTGGTGAAGGTCTTCGGTGAGAACCGGGCGGTGGACGGGGTCGATCTGTCCGTGCCGGCCGGCACCGTCTACGGCGTACTCGGGCCGAACGGCGCCGGCAAGACGACGACGGTGAAAATGCTGGCCACCCTGCTGCGGCCGGACGGCGGCGAGGCCCGTGTCTTCGGCAAGGACGTGCAGAAGGACGCGGACGCCGTGCGCAGCAGGGTCAGTCTCACCGGGCAGTACGCCTCGGTCGACGAGGACCTCACCGGTACCGAGAATCTCGTGCTGCTGGCACGGCTGCTCGGTCACGCCAAGCCGGCCGCGAAGGAGCGCGCCAGTCAGCTGCTCGACGCCTTCGGTCTGTCCGAGGCGTCCGACAAGCAGGTGAAGAACTACTCGGGCGGTATGCGGCGCCGTATCGACATCGCCGCCTCCAT is a genomic window containing:
- a CDS encoding NADPH-dependent FMN reductase, with the protein product MQETPLRVAVIIGSTREGRVGEKVGRWFTERAAERADVELCVVDLIDFDFPARYPDRATARMRDFVSEIGRADAFVVVTPEYNRSFPASLKQAIDYAYDEWRTKPVAFVSYGHGSRGLYAVEQLRSVFTELHTVTLRNGVSINLLDDTGEDRDRAAALMLDQLWWWGLALREARAARPYVS